Proteins found in one Anaerolineae bacterium genomic segment:
- a CDS encoding DUF4926 domain-containing protein produces MTYQLFEEVILLENVPEKGLMKGDVATIVEYHPVPDGEDGYSLEVFNVLGDTIAVMTLPESAIAPLTENEVFSARPLMAAPLS; encoded by the coding sequence ATGACCTATCAGTTATTTGAGGAAGTAATCTTATTAGAAAATGTGCCGGAAAAAGGGTTAATGAAAGGTGATGTGGCTACCATCGTTGAATATCACCCTGTGCCTGACGGAGAAGATGGATATTCCCTGGAAGTATTCAATGTTCTGGGGGATACGATTGCCGTGATGACTTTACCCGAGTCGGCCATTGCTCCCTTGACCGAAAATGAGGTCTTTAGTGCGCGGCCCTTGATGGCCGCGCCATTGTCTTGA